The genome window TTCTCCAGCTGGGTGGCAAGATAGTCGCCGATCGGGCGGCGGTTATCCTCCGTACGGATGACGAAGATCAAGGTGATGGGCTTGCCGTTATATGACCATTTGCCATCCACCAATTCAGCGCCCATCGCTTCCATTTCGACGGAAACCGCATCCCGCGCTTTATCGAGGTCATATGCATATTTCGCTTCCAGTCCGCGCAGGATGTCGGCATAGCGCGCATAATCAGGGAAGACCGTGGTCAACACCGTATAGCGTGGACGAGCAAGACCTTTGTAGATTTCCTGCACAATGTAGTCGCGGTTGATCAACCAGTGCATCGCCTCGCGAATCCTGCGGTTCGAGAAAGGATTGAACTCCCCGCTGGAGAATTCCGCCGGATTCATCATCATGGTGTTACTTGAGCCAACCATCTGGGTAGTCCCCAGATTCGGGCTGTTTTTCACCGTCTCATACGCAGGCGCTTCGGCAACCGTATAGGCGTATAGATCCAACTGCCCTGCATTCAACTGCGAAATGGCAGCCTCCGCCGAATTTTCCTCGGTGAAGACGACTTCATCCACCCAAGCGCCGGTACGGTCTGTCATCGGTTCTTCCATGGGGGCGGCAGGCGCATCAGCCGTTGGGACTTCGGTTGCAGGGGTTTCAACATCCACCGCTTCGGGGGAGGCCGGCGCACACGCCGACAGGATCATACTCACCATTACGAGCAGACTTAAAATGACATAAAGCTTGTTTTGTTTCATTCTCTTATCTCCTTTTTTGAAATCAGGTACAAAAAAACAGAAGCGTATTTAAGCTCCGGCGGCAGTCACCTCCTTGCTACCCAGCCTCAACAGCGGGAGGCGGAAAGCCAGCCTGCAACCCTGACATTCCGCCTCACCAAACAAATGCGGTTCATCTTCTTCGGAGGAGAATTTTTTTTCCGCAAACATTGGCTGCATCATACAAATCTTTTGTATAAGTGTCATGCGCCTGTGTGAGTGTCTTTCCCCCCACGTTTGAATACCACGGGAATAGCCTATTCCCAGCATCCACACGGTTTATTGAGAACAAAAAAACCCCTCCATAGAGGGGGTAAAAATTTAACTCAAATTTGGCAAAGTTCGGCCAACTTACACTATACTTAACCAAAATGAAAAAGCCGAGTCCAAAATTACTCCTAATTCTCTTTGCATATGTGCTTGCCACCTGCACGGCCAGATCACATCAAGACCCTCCCCCCGCTCCTTCAATCCCCGCCTCCAACCCTTCCCAACCATCATCCCCCCCCAATTTCAACCGCTCCATTCGCTTCGAACATATCAGTCTCGAACAGGGACTATCGCAAAGTGTGGTCAATGTCATCTTTCAAGACAGCAAGGGGTTCCTGTGGGTCGGTACAGAAGACGGTTTAAACCGGTATGACGGATACAATTTCAAGGTCTATAAACCTGAAACGGATAATGACAACAGTCTCAGCAACCGCTGGATCACCTCCATCGCGGAGGATCAGGATGGATTCCTCTGGATTGGAACCCGTCAGGGCGGACTTAATCGCTTCGACCCGCGCTCGGGCCTGTTCACCATCTTCAAGCATGACCCCGCCGATAAAAACTCCCTGAGCAACAACCGCATCAATGCCCTCCTCGTGGACAGTACCAACACCCTCTGGGTTGGCACAGACTCAGACCTCGATCACTTTGACCCCGCAAATGAAAACTTCGTCCATTACCTTGGCAACGAAGACGGATTAAGAAACCCTGTCACCGCCATCTACCAGGCGTCAACGGGCTTTCTCTGGTTCGGTATCCGTGATAACGGCTTATATCAGTTCGATGAAAACACCAACTCGATCAGGGCATTCATCGCAAGTAAAAACCCAAACAGCCTGAGTGACAATAACGTAACGGCTATAGAGGAAGATCTGGACGGAAACCTGTGGATCGCCACCCAAAATGGACTAAACCGCTTTAAACCAACCACACAAACATTTGCCCGGTATATGCAGAGCACCGACAGCCCTGCAAGTATTTCAAGCAATACCATTACCCATCTGCACATGGATCATAACGGCGTTCTATGGGTCGCCACAAACAATGGACTGGATGTTTACAACGCACTGCTCGATCAATTTATTCACTATCGTCATGAGCCCGCCAACCCGAACAGTGTCAGCAATAACCTCATCCTGTCTGTGTTTGAAGATTTTGGCAATGTGATGTGGATAGGCACGAATGGCGGCGGCTTGAACAAATACAACCGCCGGCAGGATGCATTTGCATACTATCGCGGCGACCCGTCCAATCCAACCAGTTTAAGCGGAAACCTGATCTCCGCAATTTTCACAGAACCCAACAGCACCGTGTGGATTGGCACTCTTGACAGTGGCCTCAACCGCTTTACCCCCTCATCCGGCGAATTCAAACAATTCCGCCACGATCCTCTGAACCCTGAAAGCCTGAGCAGCGACCAGATCCATTCCATCCTTGTGGATCGTCATGGCGTACTTTGGGTCGGCACGGACAATGCGTTAAATTTATTCAATCCCGCTACGGGAATAGCCCAACACTATGTTCCAAACGATGAGAATGCCGGCCCACCCGGATTGCCAATATATGCCATTTATGAAGACCGCAGAGGAGACCTCTGGATTGGGTCAAGCGACGGGATGGGTAAATTCAACCCGCGTACAGAGACCTTCACCCACTATCGGCATAATCCTCAAGACCCAAACAGTTTGGGCGGCTCACATGTTGTCGCCATTGAAGAAGACCTGCAGGGCAATCTGTGGATCGGCACGATGGATGGCGGTTTGAACCGCTTTAACATCGAGACCAAAACCTTTACCCGCTATCAAAGCCGCCGCGGCGACCCCAAAAGCATCAGCAATGACTCCGTCCTCTCCATCTATGAAAGCAAAAACGGCATCGTATGGGTCGGCACAGCAGGCGGCGGATTGAGCCGATACGATTTTATGAGCGACTCATTTACATCTTTCACCGAGAAGGACGGCCTTCCCAATAACGTCATTAACGGGATCCTAGAAGACCGTGAAAACAATCTATGGCTGAGCACCAATTATGGACTGTCACGTTTCAATCCTTATACAGGCGAATTCCGCAACTACACGGTCAACGACGGACTGCAAAGCAACGAGTTCAATTCCAATGCGTATGCACTGTCGCCCTATGGTGAAATGTACTTTGGAGGGATTAATGGAATAAACATATTCGACCCGCTTGCCATTTCAACCGATTCCTACATCCCGCCCATCGTATTGACATCCCTCACACAGAACGGGGATCCCATCCCCATCAAGGTACGGGTGGAAGCCCTGGAAGAGCTTACGTTGCAATGGCCTAACAATTCATTTGAGTTTGAATTTGCCGCACTTTCCTACAGCCAGCCCGGCAAGAACCAATATGCCTATATGCTGGAAAATTTTGACAACAGCTGGAACAATATCGGCACAAAACACAGCAGCCGATACACCAATCTTCCCGGCGGTGTTTATACATTGAAACTACGCGGTTCAAACAGCGATGGTATCTGGAATGAAGAGGGGCTTTCCATAAAAATAACTGTCACCCCGCCGCTTTGGCAAACCTGGTGGTTCCGTATTTTATCAGTGCTGCTGTTTGGTGCCATCATCGCGGCAGGATATCGCTGGCGGGTTAAAAGTATTGAACACCGTACCCGCCAACTCGAAGGCCTTGTGCAAAACCGCACAGCGGATCTGGAAAAACGTACAAGTGAAATAGAGGCCCTCTACCAGGCGGACGAGAAAATCCTGAGGAGCATCACGTTAAATCAGGTATTCCAAACGCTTGTGGATGTATCCATCTCCATGCTCAAGGCAGACCGGAGTGTGATCTTTATCTGGAATGAAGAACGGCAGAAAATATTGCCGCACGTCAGCCGCGGCTTTCAACCGGACACATTGAAAGCCCTCATTTTTGATTATGGCGAGGGGAGAGTTGGCCAGGCCATGAAAACCGGCACAGCCGTGATCGTGTCAAATCTGAAAGTGAGCACCCTGCGCAGTGATGTTCAAACCGTAATTCGCAACGAAGGCATACAATCCTTTGCCCACTTCCCCATTGTTGTGGATGGAAAAGTAGTGGCGATATTCAACGTCGCCTACATCAGCCCCAATGAGTTGAACGAGGATTCGGTCCGGCTTTTCACTGCACTGGTCAATCGCGCTTCCCTATCCATTGCAAACATGGGACTATTCGAACAGACAAAGGACCTGGCTGTGATGGCGGAACGCAACCGCCTCGCACGGGACCTGCATGACAGTGCCAAACAAAAAGCATTCGCCGCACTCGCACAGTTGGGAACGGCAAACGGGATCATCACGACAAAACCAGAGGAGGTCAAACCTCATCTAAGCGAAGCTGAGACGCTTATCTACGAAGTGATACAGGAACTGACCTTTCTCATCCAGGAGATTTACCCGATTGCCCTGCAGGAAAAGGGACTGCCTGCCACCTTGCGGGAATATATCTTCGAGTGGGAAAATCGCAACGACGCAACGGTCAAGATCACGGTCCAGAATGAACACAAACTTCCGCTCGACGTGGAGCAGGCTGTTTATCGTTTTGTCCAGGAAGGGCTTGCCAATGTCTCACGTCACAGCAAAGCCAGCCAGGTGGATATCTCCCTGGTTTATAATCCAGACTCTCTGCAAGTGGTGATCGCCGATGATGGTCACGGATTTGATATTGAGGTAAAAGCAAAAGGCATGGGATTCCGCTCCATGCGCGAGCGGATCAGCAGCATTCGCGGAACGGTTCAAATTCAAAGCGCACCCGGACAGGGAACACGCTTGATCGTACAAATTCCTCTCAAAGGTTAACGCAGGAGAACCCGTATATGAAACATCACCGTACAAGCATCTTGATCGCAGATGACCACGAAGTGGTACGCAATGGAATCCGTTCCTATCTTGAAACTATTCCAGATTTTCAGGTGGTGGGGGAGGCATGTTCCGGGGAGGAAACGCTGAGCATGGTTGCTGAACTGATCCCCGATATTGTCCTGCTTGACTTGATCATGCCCGGCATGGACGGTATCGAGACCACACGCCGCGTAAAACAGGTCAGCCCGCGCTCACAAGTGGTGGTGCTTACTTCCTATCATGAAGACGTCCATATTTTTCCGGCACTTAAAGCAGGCGCGATCTCATACATCTTAAAAGACATGAAAATGGAAAAATTAGTGGAGGCCTTGCACCGCGCCGTTCAGGGCGAGGTGACCCTGCACCCGCTTGTGGCCGCGCGCGTTTTGCAAAATATTCGCGGTGAAGGCAGTGAACAGCCGTTATTCACCGAACTGACCGAACGCGAAACAGATGTGCTGAAACTGATCGCAAGCGGCCTGACCAACAGTCAGATCGCTGAAAAGCTTGTCATCAGTGAAAACACAGTGAAGGGGCACGTCAGCAATATCCTCAGCAAACTGCATCTTGCTGACCGTACGCAAGTGGCTGTCTATGCCTGGCAACAGGGCATTGTCAACAGGAACAACACTGGAAAGGATTAGAAGATGAAATTTTACGAATCATAAAAGGAC of Anaerolineales bacterium contains these proteins:
- a CDS encoding response regulator transcription factor; this encodes MKHHRTSILIADDHEVVRNGIRSYLETIPDFQVVGEACSGEETLSMVAELIPDIVLLDLIMPGMDGIETTRRVKQVSPRSQVVVLTSYHEDVHIFPALKAGAISYILKDMKMEKLVEALHRAVQGEVTLHPLVAARVLQNIRGEGSEQPLFTELTERETDVLKLIASGLTNSQIAEKLVISENTVKGHVSNILSKLHLADRTQVAVYAWQQGIVNRNNTGKD
- a CDS encoding two-component regulator propeller domain-containing protein — protein: MKKPSPKLLLILFAYVLATCTARSHQDPPPAPSIPASNPSQPSSPPNFNRSIRFEHISLEQGLSQSVVNVIFQDSKGFLWVGTEDGLNRYDGYNFKVYKPETDNDNSLSNRWITSIAEDQDGFLWIGTRQGGLNRFDPRSGLFTIFKHDPADKNSLSNNRINALLVDSTNTLWVGTDSDLDHFDPANENFVHYLGNEDGLRNPVTAIYQASTGFLWFGIRDNGLYQFDENTNSIRAFIASKNPNSLSDNNVTAIEEDLDGNLWIATQNGLNRFKPTTQTFARYMQSTDSPASISSNTITHLHMDHNGVLWVATNNGLDVYNALLDQFIHYRHEPANPNSVSNNLILSVFEDFGNVMWIGTNGGGLNKYNRRQDAFAYYRGDPSNPTSLSGNLISAIFTEPNSTVWIGTLDSGLNRFTPSSGEFKQFRHDPLNPESLSSDQIHSILVDRHGVLWVGTDNALNLFNPATGIAQHYVPNDENAGPPGLPIYAIYEDRRGDLWIGSSDGMGKFNPRTETFTHYRHNPQDPNSLGGSHVVAIEEDLQGNLWIGTMDGGLNRFNIETKTFTRYQSRRGDPKSISNDSVLSIYESKNGIVWVGTAGGGLSRYDFMSDSFTSFTEKDGLPNNVINGILEDRENNLWLSTNYGLSRFNPYTGEFRNYTVNDGLQSNEFNSNAYALSPYGEMYFGGINGINIFDPLAISTDSYIPPIVLTSLTQNGDPIPIKVRVEALEELTLQWPNNSFEFEFAALSYSQPGKNQYAYMLENFDNSWNNIGTKHSSRYTNLPGGVYTLKLRGSNSDGIWNEEGLSIKITVTPPLWQTWWFRILSVLLFGAIIAAGYRWRVKSIEHRTRQLEGLVQNRTADLEKRTSEIEALYQADEKILRSITLNQVFQTLVDVSISMLKADRSVIFIWNEERQKILPHVSRGFQPDTLKALIFDYGEGRVGQAMKTGTAVIVSNLKVSTLRSDVQTVIRNEGIQSFAHFPIVVDGKVVAIFNVAYISPNELNEDSVRLFTALVNRASLSIANMGLFEQTKDLAVMAERNRLARDLHDSAKQKAFAALAQLGTANGIITTKPEEVKPHLSEAETLIYEVIQELTFLIQEIYPIALQEKGLPATLREYIFEWENRNDATVKITVQNEHKLPLDVEQAVYRFVQEGLANVSRHSKASQVDISLVYNPDSLQVVIADDGHGFDIEVKAKGMGFRSMRERISSIRGTVQIQSAPGQGTRLIVQIPLKG